In Leptospiraceae bacterium, one genomic interval encodes:
- the fbp gene encoding class 1 fructose-bisphosphatase, with translation MKSATEMISLSQYLIEEQLKLPYATGDFTALMQHLVYAAKIVSREVRKAGLTDNILGSTSDTNVQGETQMKLDRFADVLFTKALSICGHLCVLASEEQESIIEIPSGYKIGKYTFAFDPLDGSSNIDSNVSIGTIFSIHLRKSYMGGPGQESDLLQAGSLQRCAGYILYGSSTMMVLSMGHGVVGFTLDPSCGEFLLSHENIKIPESGDIYSINEGNYDFWSDSVKAYIRKIKNIENNHKPKTLRYIGSLVADFHRNLLKGGIFLYPEDTKSKIYPLGKLRLLYEASPMAFLAEQAGGKAITVSGERILDIVPTSLHQRSTLIIGSKNEVDFFLEYTKQFAK, from the coding sequence ATGAAATCAGCAACAGAAATGATAAGTCTCTCTCAATATTTAATTGAAGAGCAATTAAAGCTCCCTTATGCGACGGGAGATTTTACAGCCCTTATGCAGCATCTTGTTTACGCTGCAAAAATTGTTTCGCGTGAAGTAAGAAAAGCAGGGCTAACGGATAATATTCTCGGTTCCACTTCTGATACAAATGTGCAGGGTGAAACCCAAATGAAACTTGATAGATTTGCAGATGTTTTGTTTACAAAGGCTCTTAGTATTTGTGGGCACCTCTGCGTTCTTGCTAGTGAAGAACAGGAATCAATCATCGAAATTCCGTCGGGATATAAGATAGGCAAATACACATTTGCCTTTGACCCTTTAGATGGCTCTTCGAATATTGACTCGAATGTTTCCATTGGAACTATTTTTTCAATTCATCTGCGTAAAAGTTATATGGGTGGACCTGGCCAAGAGTCTGATTTGTTACAAGCAGGCAGCTTGCAGAGATGTGCGGGCTATATTTTATATGGTTCTTCGACTATGATGGTATTGTCCATGGGGCACGGGGTTGTTGGCTTTACCCTCGATCCGTCTTGCGGCGAATTCTTATTATCGCATGAGAATATTAAAATTCCTGAATCAGGAGATATTTATTCTATTAATGAAGGAAATTATGATTTCTGGTCAGATTCTGTGAAAGCCTATATTCGAAAGATCAAGAATATTGAAAACAACCATAAACCAAAAACACTTAGGTATATCGGGTCTCTTGTAGCGGATTTTCACCGTAATCTCCTCAAAGGTGGAATTTTTCTTTATCCAGAAGATACGAAGTCTAAGATTTATCCTTTGGGCAAATTGCGATTACTCTACGAAGCATCTCCTATGGCATTTCTAGCAGAGCAAGCAGGTGGAAAGGCGATTACAGTCAGTGGCGAAAGAATTCTAGATATAGTTCCTACCAGTCTTCACCAGAGAAGCACTCTTATCATAGGAAGTAAGAATGAAGTAGATTTTTTTCTGGAATATACAAAGCAATTTGCGAAGTAG
- a CDS encoding prolipoprotein diacylglyceryl transferase: protein MFPVNIDWFFFQFRGYEGHWAVGVLILGYFHQRSRSLKAGYQLEWFNTAWAVAILSAIVFARLFHFVFWDTKNFLQNPLILFNPSGGFAVLGATIGTALGAWLYCKKTSVDFLAWCDSLMVPLTLGLAISRMACFLNGDAYGLPTSSIFGVAFSEDSDAWMSEWRYLHQFYATQEDPLAVISQIFSKYVNLGDMPLPNSLSHLKELGLTNLAELTRYYPPTATGNYKEELVRLGLYPFPVIYPRVHPTQLYEMGIMCIVLFIMYRIDKKEWAKRRLFFIFWIFYGSNRFIIEFFRGDRNLILGNLTYAQFISLSIVFFALLGLFIQVYFPNKKANVS from the coding sequence GTGTTTCCTGTAAATATTGATTGGTTTTTTTTTCAATTCCGCGGATATGAAGGACACTGGGCTGTTGGAGTTTTAATTCTTGGATACTTTCATCAGCGCAGTAGGTCTCTCAAAGCTGGCTATCAATTAGAATGGTTTAATACTGCTTGGGCAGTAGCCATTCTTTCTGCGATCGTATTTGCAAGACTATTTCATTTTGTATTTTGGGATACGAAAAACTTTTTACAAAATCCACTCATTCTGTTTAATCCTTCTGGTGGTTTCGCAGTATTGGGTGCAACGATTGGGACTGCACTTGGAGCCTGGCTTTATTGTAAAAAAACATCCGTTGACTTTTTAGCTTGGTGTGACTCTTTAATGGTTCCACTTACTCTTGGTTTAGCCATTAGCCGCATGGCTTGCTTCTTAAATGGGGATGCTTATGGTTTGCCTACATCCTCGATTTTTGGAGTTGCATTCTCTGAAGACAGCGATGCGTGGATGTCAGAGTGGCGTTACTTACACCAGTTCTATGCAACACAGGAAGATCCGTTAGCCGTAATATCTCAGATCTTTAGTAAGTATGTCAATCTAGGCGATATGCCATTACCAAATTCTCTTTCTCATCTAAAGGAACTTGGTCTTACTAATTTAGCCGAGCTAACTCGTTATTATCCACCGACAGCCACCGGAAATTATAAGGAAGAGTTAGTCCGCCTTGGGCTTTATCCTTTTCCTGTAATCTATCCGCGTGTTCATCCGACTCAGCTTTACGAGATGGGAATTATGTGTATCGTGCTTTTTATCATGTATCGAATTGATAAAAAAGAATGGGCGAAAAGACGACTTTTCTTTATCTTCTGGATTTTTTATGGAAGCAATCGATTTATTATTGAGTTTTTTCGTGGAGATAGAAATTTGATTCTCGGAAATCTCACTTACGCCCAATTTATATCTCTCTCTATCGTTTTTTTTGCACTGTTAGGTCTATTCATTCAAGTGTATTTCCCAAATAAAAAAGCAAACGTCTCATAA
- a CDS encoding ankyrin repeat domain-containing protein: protein MVQFLKAISFLLFVIQLSGCAGNKKIFQAVIKGEEAKVTQYISEKNDVNIKDDSGSSLLIYAAGHGYVSIVKMLLAAGIDVNTKNKVNGTALMNACNFGHDEIVKMLLEKGADVNVADTLDRTALMFAIARYRIEITKELFKYKPNVNVKNREGHTPLMLAVLFQFTEALPFLMEAKADLNAVDLFGETALIKAIYKNDLESIQFLIKYKADVNAKSKDGKTALMIASKKGQKEMVSALLKAKADINLTDTSGFTALTWAVNMGEMDLIKQLLAGGANPNLQDEIGQTALMKSVLQGNTEMTTLLLTKKNDFNLKDKSGKTVLAHAAENNQGEIINLLKKAGAKN, encoded by the coding sequence ATGGTTCAATTTCTAAAAGCGATTTCTTTTCTACTATTTGTCATTCAATTATCTGGATGTGCTGGAAATAAGAAAATATTTCAAGCAGTAATCAAAGGAGAAGAGGCAAAGGTAACTCAATATATAAGCGAAAAAAACGATGTAAATATTAAAGATGATTCCGGGAGTAGTTTACTCATATATGCCGCTGGACATGGATATGTAAGTATTGTCAAAATGCTATTAGCCGCAGGAATTGATGTGAACACAAAGAATAAAGTAAATGGAACTGCGCTCATGAATGCTTGCAATTTTGGGCATGACGAGATCGTAAAGATGCTTTTAGAAAAAGGAGCAGATGTAAATGTTGCGGATACTTTAGATAGAACAGCTCTGATGTTTGCAATAGCCCGCTACAGAATTGAAATCACAAAGGAACTTTTTAAATATAAGCCAAATGTGAATGTTAAAAATAGGGAGGGACATACACCTCTTATGCTCGCAGTTTTATTTCAATTTACAGAAGCGCTTCCTTTTCTCATGGAAGCAAAAGCTGACCTAAATGCTGTAGATTTATTCGGGGAAACTGCATTAATTAAAGCGATCTATAAAAATGATTTAGAATCAATACAATTCTTGATCAAATACAAAGCAGATGTGAATGCAAAATCGAAAGATGGAAAGACTGCGCTCATGATTGCGTCTAAAAAGGGGCAAAAGGAAATGGTTTCTGCTTTATTAAAAGCAAAAGCTGATATAAATTTGACGGATACTTCTGGTTTCACAGCGCTGACATGGGCTGTGAATATGGGCGAAATGGATTTAATTAAGCAACTTTTGGCAGGCGGAGCTAACCCAAATTTGCAAGATGAGATAGGACAGACCGCACTTATGAAGTCAGTTTTACAAGGGAATACCGAAATGACTACACTACTTTTAACTAAGAAGAATGATTTTAATTTAAAAGACAAGAGTGGAAAAACGGTATTAGCTCATGCAGCCGAAAATAATCAAGGCGAAATAATTAATTTACTGAAAAAAGCAGGTGCAAAAAATTAA
- a CDS encoding DUF4105 domain-containing protein has protein sequence MIRILYLIFFLISTSIFAQADLEINKQNKERFISFVSSLTPAQLAELKIQLITVDSLPSVTTAFGHSALRVYLGKQFEDKDFYIDFGEYDESAGFIWRFLKGEAKFYITVKTMAASYTMWDTTGRGMYSSEFVLDENQKKTFLKNILEFIEKYKNGYEYNNFSGNCVTYIRDLIGATYGSPLKLETESNKRTWRSRVIPYSNKIFWLRIEEKLLLDHDTDKERNPTELIYLPYDLLFSLEDAKLVKDKEVLHRNFWKMPQESFDFLGNFMFLILVFIVISQIPVYFKPMIDRKGEILFGIVSGFGGLFALLVWLFTSFPFMNETIMVLVFTPIDFYLIAKKKPDFKIHMGIIALRLLMLVLALVFRFTIYKQNIDTALFFAIFFYALYAFNVFKANKKLAAA, from the coding sequence ATGATTCGTATTTTATATCTAATATTTTTTTTAATCTCCACTTCCATTTTCGCCCAAGCTGACTTAGAAATAAATAAACAGAATAAAGAAAGATTTATTTCTTTTGTGAGTTCTCTTACGCCAGCTCAGCTAGCAGAATTAAAAATTCAATTGATAACAGTCGATTCTCTGCCAAGCGTTACAACTGCATTTGGTCACTCGGCACTTCGAGTCTATTTAGGAAAACAATTTGAAGACAAAGATTTTTATATCGACTTCGGCGAATACGATGAATCAGCCGGATTCATATGGAGATTTTTAAAAGGCGAGGCTAAGTTCTATATAACCGTCAAAACAATGGCTGCATCTTACACGATGTGGGATACTACAGGTAGAGGAATGTATTCTTCGGAATTCGTATTAGATGAAAATCAAAAGAAAACCTTTTTAAAAAACATTTTAGAATTCATTGAAAAGTATAAAAATGGATACGAATACAATAACTTCAGTGGAAATTGTGTTACTTATATACGCGATCTCATCGGGGCTACTTACGGTTCGCCGCTAAAACTGGAAACAGAAAGTAATAAGAGAACATGGCGGTCTCGTGTTATTCCTTACTCGAATAAAATTTTTTGGCTCCGCATAGAAGAGAAACTTCTGCTTGATCACGATACGGATAAGGAGCGTAATCCTACCGAGTTAATTTATCTTCCTTATGATTTGCTTTTCAGTTTAGAAGATGCTAAGCTTGTGAAAGACAAAGAAGTATTGCATAGGAATTTTTGGAAAATGCCGCAAGAAAGTTTTGATTTTCTTGGAAATTTCATGTTCTTAATTTTAGTTTTTATCGTAATCAGTCAAATTCCAGTTTACTTCAAACCCATGATTGACAGAAAAGGAGAAATTCTATTTGGAATCGTTTCTGGATTTGGAGGGTTGTTTGCACTATTAGTTTGGCTCTTTACTTCTTTCCCATTTATGAATGAGACCATTATGGTATTAGTCTTTACTCCAATTGATTTCTATTTAATCGCTAAGAAAAAACCTGACTTTAAGATTCATATGGGAATTATTGCTTTGCGGTTACTCATGTTAGTCCTCGCTTTAGTTTTTAGATTTACTATTTATAAACAAAATATAGACACTGCTTTATTCTTTGCGATATTTTTCTATGCTTTGTATGCATTCAATGTCTTTAAGGCTAATAAAAAGTTAGCTGCTGCCTAG
- a CDS encoding NAD(P)-binding protein, which translates to MNRKEFLKFSLKASLATAGVATTGLIGGSAYSFFANAEYKKVFPHIPENHVNIAPNGKTVCILGAGLAGLQAACELSDRGFKVILIEKTANAGGKLKTWKDKNFAKKHFVDKGYSREHGLHAIWGFYKNLREFLGRHKIEINRLGKEDSFYYFVSKRGVQSKIHNTTWPIPFDRIEMHDNGVYIPSREDINIPASNLFETLKTSMKMWGFDFTNKEDRLYLDRITFYDWAVGNGVSVEYIKHFFDALAEMGFFMTTKECSALAIVNFMRLGNLPNDSKVDFYKWPPDETFINPMISHIKSKGGEIFYSQEVTSVIRENGKIVSIKTNENLPKRAKRCRVCGNILGEGDYEHCPFCGAHHSELEIFQDVKPAVFTADYFVTAMDVPGAKKFILGQG; encoded by the coding sequence ATGAATCGTAAAGAGTTTCTAAAATTTTCTTTAAAAGCAAGTCTGGCTACGGCTGGTGTAGCAACCACTGGGCTAATTGGCGGATCGGCTTATTCATTTTTTGCAAATGCAGAATACAAGAAAGTATTCCCTCATATACCTGAAAATCATGTTAACATTGCGCCTAACGGTAAAACAGTCTGCATTTTAGGAGCAGGACTCGCTGGATTACAAGCAGCTTGCGAATTATCCGATAGAGGGTTTAAAGTAATTTTAATTGAGAAGACTGCAAACGCAGGCGGTAAACTCAAAACATGGAAAGATAAAAATTTTGCTAAAAAGCATTTTGTAGATAAGGGCTATTCTCGCGAGCATGGACTTCACGCTATCTGGGGTTTTTATAAGAACCTAAGAGAATTTTTAGGAAGACACAAAATCGAAATTAACCGCTTAGGAAAAGAAGACTCCTTTTATTATTTTGTTTCTAAGCGAGGAGTGCAAAGCAAGATTCACAATACAACCTGGCCTATTCCATTTGACCGGATCGAAATGCATGATAATGGAGTCTATATTCCTTCAAGAGAAGATATAAATATTCCCGCTTCGAATTTATTTGAGACACTTAAAACTTCCATGAAGATGTGGGGTTTTGATTTTACTAATAAAGAAGATAGACTTTATCTCGATCGCATAACGTTCTATGATTGGGCTGTGGGAAACGGAGTTAGCGTAGAATATATAAAGCATTTTTTTGATGCGTTAGCCGAGATGGGTTTCTTTATGACTACTAAAGAGTGCTCTGCATTAGCAATTGTAAATTTTATGCGCCTCGGAAATTTACCGAATGATTCAAAGGTTGATTTTTACAAATGGCCACCCGATGAAACTTTTATTAATCCGATGATTTCTCATATAAAATCAAAGGGCGGTGAAATTTTTTACAGTCAGGAAGTAACAAGTGTTATCCGCGAGAATGGGAAAATTGTTTCTATTAAAACAAATGAAAATCTTCCAAAGCGAGCAAAGCGTTGTAGGGTATGTGGAAATATTTTAGGGGAAGGGGATTACGAACATTGTCCATTCTGCGGTGCTCATCATTCTGAATTAGAAATTTTTCAAGATGTTAAGCCCGCTGTTTTTACGGCAGATTATTTTGTTACAGCGATGGATGTGCCAGGCGCAAAGAAATTTATTTTGGGGCAGGGCTAG
- a CDS encoding alpha/beta hydrolase, translating to MKEFSIALLLLFTLIHCSANTKSEYQRAKTTNTVESYQAFLKNFPDSPQALNAKLQIEKLTSAKSKPSPYKWSSENSFNVIKEGDKFKDTSGQLKKVFDFYKSKSQREYFTSADGVKLAYDFIEVAGAKQALVIAHGTGESSIRYAEVVYDLVKNKLPYSIYILNHRGHGYSERLVGNNKEWNPKWDVFNVMQEDILEYRKIYVNEFEDYVKDFAQFVKLVKQKHAYAKVSALGHSLGGGVVTRYVELNPKELDKMVLSAPLHSVVGLLGADNNDYASKAIISLGDIFSHKGYSLGSKSFNHFVTTYENEEHTLNDYTSSQSRFFMKKFIGQEFPETSLGGLSWGFADALYEGVKDIRSDAGNINIPTLIFQSQYDAYVHPSGQKTVCDAINSSSPNLCKIKFVKDSKHEVFLERDLVRNEVMDDVMEFLLK from the coding sequence ATGAAAGAATTTTCTATTGCCCTCTTACTTTTATTTACTCTCATTCATTGTTCTGCTAACACTAAAAGTGAATACCAAAGAGCTAAGACCACGAATACAGTGGAAAGCTACCAGGCGTTTTTAAAAAATTTTCCTGATTCCCCGCAGGCTCTCAATGCAAAATTACAAATAGAAAAATTAACTTCAGCAAAGAGCAAACCTTCTCCCTATAAGTGGAGCAGTGAAAATTCTTTTAATGTTATAAAAGAAGGAGACAAATTCAAAGACACAAGCGGACAATTGAAAAAAGTCTTTGATTTTTATAAATCTAAAAGTCAACGAGAATATTTTACAAGTGCTGACGGAGTTAAACTTGCCTATGATTTCATTGAAGTTGCGGGAGCCAAACAAGCATTAGTCATTGCCCATGGCACAGGCGAGTCTTCTATACGTTATGCGGAAGTTGTCTACGATTTAGTGAAAAATAAATTGCCTTATTCCATTTATATTTTAAATCATAGAGGACATGGATATTCAGAGAGATTGGTTGGAAATAATAAAGAGTGGAATCCTAAGTGGGATGTATTCAATGTAATGCAGGAAGACATTTTAGAATACAGGAAAATCTATGTAAATGAATTCGAAGATTATGTAAAAGACTTCGCGCAATTTGTAAAACTTGTAAAACAAAAACACGCGTACGCGAAAGTATCCGCTTTAGGTCACTCGCTAGGCGGCGGAGTGGTGACACGATATGTAGAATTAAATCCGAAAGAATTAGACAAAATGGTATTATCCGCACCACTTCATAGTGTTGTTGGATTACTTGGAGCAGATAATAACGATTATGCTTCTAAAGCGATTATTTCCCTGGGTGATATATTTTCTCACAAGGGCTATAGTCTCGGGTCAAAGTCCTTTAACCACTTTGTTACCACTTACGAGAATGAAGAGCATACCTTGAACGATTATACTTCTAGCCAGAGTAGATTCTTTATGAAGAAATTCATTGGACAGGAATTTCCGGAAACTAGCCTAGGGGGTCTTTCCTGGGGATTTGCAGACGCCCTTTATGAAGGCGTAAAAGATATAAGAAGTGATGCAGGTAATATTAATATACCTACACTTATTTTTCAATCACAGTATGATGCCTATGTTCACCCCTCGGGGCAAAAGACAGTTTGCGATGCTATTAATTCTTCTAGCCCCAATTTATGTAAAATTAAATTTGTGAAAGATTCTAAACATGAAGTATTTTTAGAGCGTGATCTCGTCCGTAACGAAGTCATGGACGATGTAATGGAATTTTTACTTAAATAG
- a CDS encoding AAA family ATPase codes for MEFTKIAGIQVPVYKNANSSLIYPSNLVETDTTLKNLRNILYPVIENQPVLLVGDAGVGKNALIYYINAKRNHPTLRYSFNEDTLPEDLIGSYRLLMSGNGFEWINGPIVNAIASGYTFVADEMNLCSPNVIKRFATVYESNYIDIMEGDGSRIQAKEGFSFIGTQNPSEGFEGRKPLPFDITKNFSTVFVDPYPPDEILFILKKLYPELTESLLQICIRVTLATERKVLNNELGKGDLEKYHFNIRTLKKVCERLNAFNCNDKYVVYRELSNLYIEPFRKEEDKNSQLELIRTELQYSDKEISHSVKMFVEGNKLYCNDKSIHTEESISKRILSEIPVTEKILTFMEKVVTGIQLGENILIEFGEEDDPNFLMSLITNISGLRLSHVNLCKGIHTSDILGALKPVSQSKVEWVDGPLTKGIREGGTIVITALEAAGAELVEKLNMLTDDAKAITLPPESGETNPIHLKEDSRVYAFKMFRKTKSIPTISRAFRNRFTSVLFPSLEDEKSLKEILQFYLPDDTLSGLMTTFHTKIKTLSQKRVIGSGNLNPYLFGLSNLLKWKDHIVKYNAPETLVETVVRGAKISYINQISDPKERFDMERLIDTAVKSKSFPDDLYQKIEDKKKTFTDPVNLDRNPWWDPELHKREANTGKAPLKNSGSPLKKGIEINTPETGGNTKEGADAWYGKDTQGNMGQGEPAGGGGAWGYRTEELYKQFLAKRKILWNYSMAVSLKEFKEVFEKSLEEVEMNLESLFDPEVDITRIYQTQGKRVDTRKYISFKSGRGDSKVFDKTIIDKNEEKLKGVEIVFLVSKARRIFNFEYSVATLSAMLTSAYILNEHSVKFSIYTYSDRLNKKDHIDLICLKDKEDEYDMRKEEEMFNSLTRDWQGDSVYEFSLIEDCEKYFSSEADTRIIVIISDFRGQRGKTEIDREIDSWENKKLKEEVLKNTKKNYVFLAVGLGNRYIAENIFEHAVQITPDNFSNMPNLIGTELTKLIHVHHAVR; via the coding sequence ATGGAATTCACAAAAATAGCCGGTATACAAGTTCCCGTTTATAAGAACGCTAATTCATCTCTCATATACCCATCGAATTTGGTGGAGACAGATACGACTCTGAAAAATTTGCGAAATATTCTGTATCCCGTGATTGAAAACCAACCCGTGCTTCTTGTGGGGGATGCGGGCGTAGGAAAAAACGCGCTTATTTATTATATCAATGCTAAGAGAAATCATCCTACCCTCCGGTATAGTTTTAATGAAGACACACTTCCAGAAGATTTGATTGGCTCTTATCGTCTTCTGATGAGTGGAAATGGATTTGAATGGATTAACGGTCCGATTGTGAATGCTATTGCTTCCGGTTACACCTTCGTAGCCGATGAAATGAATTTATGCTCTCCGAATGTGATTAAACGTTTTGCAACTGTTTATGAATCTAACTACATTGATATCATGGAAGGAGATGGAAGTCGCATTCAAGCCAAAGAAGGATTTAGTTTTATTGGAACGCAAAATCCTTCGGAAGGGTTTGAAGGTCGTAAGCCGCTACCGTTTGATATTACTAAAAATTTCTCTACTGTGTTTGTAGATCCCTATCCGCCTGATGAAATTCTATTTATATTAAAAAAACTTTATCCTGAGCTAACAGAATCTCTTTTGCAAATTTGCATTCGGGTGACGCTTGCCACAGAAAGAAAAGTTTTAAACAATGAATTGGGAAAAGGCGATTTAGAAAAATATCATTTTAATATCCGCACTTTAAAAAAAGTTTGCGAGCGGCTAAATGCATTTAACTGCAATGACAAATATGTAGTTTATAGAGAGCTTTCTAATTTATACATTGAACCATTTAGAAAAGAAGAAGATAAAAATTCTCAACTAGAACTCATTCGCACAGAGTTACAATATTCAGACAAAGAAATTTCTCATTCTGTTAAAATGTTCGTAGAGGGAAATAAGCTTTATTGCAATGACAAATCGATTCATACAGAAGAAAGTATTTCTAAAAGAATTCTCTCTGAAATTCCTGTCACAGAGAAAATCCTTACCTTCATGGAAAAAGTCGTTACTGGTATTCAACTTGGCGAAAATATTTTAATTGAGTTTGGCGAAGAAGATGATCCGAATTTCTTAATGTCTCTTATTACAAATATCTCCGGTCTACGGCTATCGCATGTTAACCTCTGTAAAGGAATTCACACTTCTGATATTTTGGGTGCGCTAAAACCGGTTTCCCAATCTAAAGTGGAATGGGTAGATGGTCCTTTGACAAAAGGAATTAGAGAAGGTGGAACGATTGTAATTACTGCACTCGAGGCTGCCGGCGCTGAGTTAGTAGAAAAACTAAATATGCTCACCGACGATGCAAAAGCGATAACGCTTCCTCCAGAAAGTGGAGAGACAAATCCGATTCATTTAAAAGAAGATTCACGAGTCTACGCTTTTAAAATGTTTAGAAAAACAAAATCAATTCCTACTATTTCGCGTGCATTTAGAAATCGTTTTACTTCCGTTTTATTTCCAAGTCTCGAAGATGAAAAATCTCTGAAAGAAATTTTGCAATTCTATTTACCCGATGATACTCTTTCGGGGTTAATGACGACTTTCCACACAAAGATTAAAACACTTTCCCAAAAACGTGTGATTGGTTCGGGCAATTTGAACCCGTATTTATTTGGTTTATCTAATCTTCTGAAATGGAAAGATCATATTGTGAAATACAATGCGCCTGAGACTCTTGTAGAAACAGTTGTGCGAGGCGCAAAGATTTCTTATATCAATCAAATTTCTGATCCAAAAGAAAGATTTGATATGGAGCGGCTAATAGATACGGCTGTAAAGTCCAAGTCTTTTCCCGATGACCTTTATCAAAAGATAGAGGATAAAAAAAAAACTTTTACCGATCCGGTAAATCTTGATCGCAATCCCTGGTGGGATCCTGAACTTCACAAAAGAGAGGCTAATACCGGTAAAGCGCCCTTAAAAAATTCAGGAAGCCCTTTAAAGAAAGGAATTGAGATTAATACTCCTGAAACAGGCGGCAACACCAAAGAAGGCGCTGATGCCTGGTATGGCAAGGATACTCAGGGCAATATGGGGCAGGGTGAGCCTGCTGGTGGCGGCGGTGCATGGGGTTATCGAACAGAAGAATTATACAAACAATTCTTAGCAAAAAGAAAAATTCTCTGGAATTATTCTATGGCTGTTAGCCTTAAAGAATTCAAAGAAGTCTTTGAAAAAAGTCTAGAAGAAGTAGAGATGAATTTAGAGTCTCTATTTGATCCCGAGGTGGATATAACACGCATTTACCAGACTCAAGGCAAACGAGTAGATACCCGCAAATACATTTCCTTTAAAAGCGGAAGAGGCGATTCAAAGGTTTTTGATAAAACAATCATTGATAAGAATGAAGAAAAGTTAAAAGGTGTGGAAATTGTTTTCTTAGTAAGTAAAGCAAGGCGTATTTTTAATTTTGAATATTCAGTAGCGACCCTTTCTGCAATGCTAACGAGTGCTTATATTTTAAACGAACACAGTGTCAAGTTTTCCATTTATACTTATTCCGATAGACTTAACAAAAAGGATCATATTGATTTAATTTGTTTAAAAGACAAAGAAGATGAATACGATATGCGAAAAGAAGAAGAAATGTTTAATTCTCTTACAAGAGATTGGCAGGGAGACTCAGTGTACGAATTTTCTTTGATCGAAGACTGTGAAAAATATTTTTCATCTGAAGCAGATACCCGGATAATAGTGATTATCTCTGACTTTAGAGGTCAACGTGGCAAGACTGAGATTGACAGAGAAATTGATTCCTGGGAAAATAAAAAATTAAAAGAAGAAGTTTTAAAAAATACCAAAAAGAATTATGTTTTCCTCGCCGTTGGACTTGGAAATCGTTATATTGCCGAGAATATTTTTGAACATGCAGTGCAAATAACACCGGATAACTTCTCAAATATGCCAAACTTAATTGGAACCGAATTAACAAAGCTAATCCATGTTCACCACGCAGTAAGATAA
- the smpB gene encoding SsrA-binding protein SmpB, whose translation MKTKEKEATKGYKEIVTNKKARFDYELLEFLEVGIVLSGSEVKSLREKKANLTDAFAQVKNGELILQNFHITPYKNGGYANHPEVRPRKLLAHKKEIIKLEKQIKEKGLAIVGVKIYFNEKQFVKVQIATGKPKKLYDKRDSLQKKEAKIEIDRAMKQRNRS comes from the coding sequence ATGAAAACAAAAGAAAAAGAAGCAACAAAAGGATACAAAGAAATCGTAACGAATAAAAAGGCGCGATTTGATTACGAACTTCTAGAATTTTTAGAGGTTGGTATTGTATTGTCCGGCTCAGAAGTAAAAAGTCTTCGCGAGAAAAAAGCGAACCTCACAGACGCATTTGCGCAGGTAAAAAACGGAGAATTGATTTTGCAAAATTTTCATATCACACCTTATAAAAATGGTGGCTATGCAAATCATCCCGAAGTGCGTCCTCGTAAACTTCTAGCGCACAAAAAAGAGATTATAAAACTAGAAAAACAAATTAAAGAAAAAGGTCTCGCGATCGTTGGAGTTAAGATTTACTTTAACGAAAAGCAATTTGTAAAAGTGCAAATAGCGACTGGCAAACCTAAAAAACTTTACGACAAAAGAGATTCTCTCCAAAAGAAAGAAGCCAAAATTGAAATTGACAGAGCCATGAAACAAAGGAACCGTTCTTGA